Proteins encoded in a region of the Rutidosis leptorrhynchoides isolate AG116_Rl617_1_P2 chromosome 9, CSIRO_AGI_Rlap_v1, whole genome shotgun sequence genome:
- the LOC139867819 gene encoding uncharacterized protein, whose translation MTCGMGDRMSELTFISDRGLPIAHGVSTVFPEAFHCFCARHLFASIKTKRTKKSRRWQAIPSTNNLVEVRDGRKNGLVNLADKVCSCGQWQGSGIPCGHVIAAARLFGVADVTQFVSHWFTTETYISTYMEHILPLPHRSEWSDPGPNVLPIVNPPIKPKRAPGRPKSTKRHPSTGEDTEKQ comes from the exons ATGACTTGTGGAATGGGTGATCGTATGTCAGAGcttacttttatttctgatcgAGGTTTGCCAATAGCACATGGTGTTTCAACCGTGTTCCCCGAAGCGTTTCACTGTTTCTGCGCTCGTCATTTATTTGCAAGCATTAAAA CCAAGAGGACGAAAAAGtcaagaagatggcaagcaattccatcgacaaacaatctagtAGAAGTGCGCGATGGACGAAAAAATGGCCTCGTTAATCTAGCAGATAAAGTTTGTTCATGTGGGCAGTGGCAGGGATCAGGCATACCATGCGGACATGTTATTGCAGCAGCACGACTCTTTGGAGTAGCtgatgttactcaatttgtatcTCATTGGTTCACAACAGAAACTTATATAAGTACGTATatggaacacatccttcctttgccccatcggtctgaatggtcggatccAGGGCCCAACGTCCTACCAATTGTAAATCCTCCCATTAAGCCGAAAAGAGCTCCCGGACGCCCAAAATCAACAAAACGTCATCCGTCAACTGGTGAAGACACTGAAAAAcagtaa